The Elusimicrobiota bacterium DNA segment TCATCGGCGACAACATCCGGGATGTCCAGGCCGGGAAGGCGATCGGGGCCCGAACGGTGGCGGTGGCCACCGGGCCCATGAGCAGCGAGGACCTGGCCGCCGCTCAACCCGATCATCTCTTCCCTGATTTGTCCGAAACTGATAAGGTTATTAAGATTTTGATGGATCTGGCTTGACAAGCAAAATGAATTTTCGCTATTTATTAAACCATGATTGACGTTTCGAAGTTGACCAAACAATACGGTTCGATTCTGGCGGTGGATCAGGTGACTTTTTCCATCCAGCCGGGAGAAGTAGTCGGGCTTCTGGGTCCGAACGGGGCCGGCAAGACCACGATGCTGAAAATGCTCACCGGCTACCTCCCCCCGACGGAAGGCACCGCCCAGGTGGCCCAGATCGATATTCTCGGGGATACGATGGAGTTGCGGCGCCGCGTCGGTTACCTGCCGGAGACAAACCCCCTCTATGACGAACTCGCGGTGGTTGAGTCGCTGCAGTGGACCGCGCGCCTGCGGAGTCTTGAACCGGCGGCGGCGCAGAAGGCTATCCGTCACGTGATTGACGTCTGCGGATTGGACGGAGTCGTGGGGCAGGACATCGGCCAGCTGTCCAAGGGATACCGGCAGCGCGTGGGGTTGGCGCAAGCCATCCTTCATGATCCGGAAATTTTAATTCTGGATGAACCCACCTCGGGGCTGGATCCCAACCAGCAGTCGGAAGTCCGCCAGCTGATCCAGACGCTTCGCCAAAGCAAAACTGTGCTTCTGTCCACGCATATCCTTTCTGAAGCGCAGTCCACCTGCGACCGGGTTTTGATCATCCATAAGGGCAAGATTGTGGCGGACGGATCCCCCGAGCTTTTGGGACAGCGGATGCGTGGCGGCCAGCGTCTTTTAGTTGAATTGAAAGCGCCTGCGGAAGCCGCTCGTTCGGTATTGGCCGGGTTGCCGGGAGTCGAACGGGTTACTGTCCAGAAAGAAAATGGTCCCAACGTGATGCTGTCGTTGGAGTCCGGTGAATCCGATTTACGAGAGGCGATATTCAACGTGGCGGTTCAAAATCACTGGATCATTCTGCAGCTGGTTCAGGAAGGTTTTTCTCTGGAGGATGTCTTCCGGCAGCTCACGTCGGAAGAGCCGGCGTCCGCTTCCGTTCCGGCAGGAGGAGCCGTATGATCTCAATGAAAACCCGCCGGCATCCGGCCCTGACCTTAGCCCGGAAAGAATGGGCGACGCTGTTTAATTCGCCCGCGACCTATGTGATCTTCGTGTTTTTCCTGCTGGTGAGCGGCTGGCTTTTTGCCTCCCCGTTGTTTCAATTCAATCAGAGCGCGCTGGATACGTTTTTGCGCCCCATACCGATTTTGTTCACGTTCATGATTCCGGCCTTGACGATGCGATCCTTCGCAGAGGAGTACCGTTCCGGCACCATGGAATATCTCGCCACCTTGCCGATGGAAGACCACCAGATCGTCCTCGGAAAATATCTCGGGGCCATGGGACTCATCGGCGCTTTATTGATTCTGACGTTGATTTACCCGATTCTGCTGCTGATCATCGGCCAGCCGGATCCGGGTCAGATCGTCGG contains these protein-coding regions:
- a CDS encoding ATP-binding cassette domain-containing protein; translated protein: MIDVSKLTKQYGSILAVDQVTFSIQPGEVVGLLGPNGAGKTTMLKMLTGYLPPTEGTAQVAQIDILGDTMELRRRVGYLPETNPLYDELAVVESLQWTARLRSLEPAAAQKAIRHVIDVCGLDGVVGQDIGQLSKGYRQRVGLAQAILHDPEILILDEPTSGLDPNQQSEVRQLIQTLRQSKTVLLSTHILSEAQSTCDRVLIIHKGKIVADGSPELLGQRMRGGQRLLVELKAPAEAARSVLAGLPGVERVTVQKENGPNVMLSLESGESDLREAIFNVAVQNHWIILQLVQEGFSLEDVFRQLTSEEPASASVPAGGAV
- a CDS encoding ABC transporter permease subunit, with protein sequence MISMKTRRHPALTLARKEWATLFNSPATYVIFVFFLLVSGWLFASPLFQFNQSALDTFLRPIPILFTFMIPALTMRSFAEEYRSGTMEYLATLPMEDHQIVLGKYLGAMGLIGALLILTLIYPILLLIIGQPDPGQIVGGYVAVIGLASFFSAIGLWASALTRNQVVAFIIGFAVCFSFFSIDWIANMFPSVVGVWIQTLGIQAHYEALTRGVLDSRDLLYWASGTIFFLAASLAVIHSRRWR